A window of the Aspergillus flavus chromosome 6, complete sequence genome harbors these coding sequences:
- a CDS encoding histidine phosphatase superfamily — MRTSSRDYLMLAMLAMPQAHLASAERVLGAYIFARHGDRTPKILGNTQLTDLGYSEVFMTGSYYHNRYIDSNSSLQIEGISTDVVNLKQLSAAAPSDAVLQNSATGFLQGVYPPVGATASQKLANGTTVDAPLNGYQLVPLSLTTTGTNSEDNTWLQDTTKCQKAKVSSNSYYSSSLYKDLLASTQDFYTSLTPVLKGEFSDSDISFKNAYAIFDYLNVARIHNSSTENMPTDAQFEQLLALANIEQYNLAYNSTETVRAIAGAQLAGEMLDALSETISTQGKTKLNIQFGSYGTFLSYFGLAQLPKANSDFTGIPDYASSMAWELITDSPSGFPDPADISVRFVFHNGTITGADEPTEFPLYGQSSTTISWTEFEKQTKNIAVMSTAEWCSACGNTDGKCANPSSDSAGAESTEKKSNEVSRPVAGVIGAMVTLAVILGLEAAFFLFGGFTIAKRRKAAAGSIASDATETKFVEHS; from the coding sequence ATGCGGACTTCATCGCGAGACTACCTCATGCTGGCCATGCTGGCCATGCCCCAGGCTCACTTAGCATCTGCGGAGAGAGTTCTGGGTGCATACATATTTGCCCGTCACGGCGATCGTACCCCTAAGATACTGGGCAACACCCAGCTTACGGACTTGGGATATAGTGAGGTTTTCATGACCGGTAGCTACTACCACAACCGTTACATTGATTCAAACTCTTCCCTTCAAATTGAAGGCATCAGCACGGATGTTGTCAACCTAAAACAACTCAGTGCAGCTGCACCATCTGATGCCGTGCTGCAGAACTCAGCAACCGGCTTTCTGCAGGGTGTTTATCCCCCTGTCGGAGCAACTGCAAGCCAGAAATTGGCGAACGGGACAACAGTCGATGCACCATTGAATGGATACCAGCTGGTCCCACTGTCGCTCACCACCACCGGAACAAACAGTGAGGACAACACATGGCTTCAGGACACCACCAAatgccagaaggccaaggtcagcagcaacagctaTTACAGCTCATCACTGTACAAGGACCTTCTCGCATCTACTCAAGACTTCTACACATCACTCACGCCCGTTCTAAAGGGTGAATTCTCCGACTCCGACATAAGCTTCAAGAACGCCTATGCCATCTTCGACTACCTCAATGTCGCGAGAATCCACAACTCCAGCACCGAGAACATGCCGACAGACGCACAGTTCGAACAGCTGTTAGCCCTAGCCAACATCGAGCAGTACAACCTAGCCTACAACTCGACAGAGACAGTCCGCGCCATTGCTGGTGCCCAGCTGGCCGGCGAGATGCTCGATGCACTAAGCGAGACAATCAGCACCCAGGGAAAGACCAAGCTGAACATCCAATTTGGTTCCTACGGAACCTTCCTCTCCTACTTCGGCCTTGCGCAGCTTCCCAAGGCCAACTCTGACTTCACCGGTATCCCTGACTACGCCTCTTCAATGGCGTGGGAGTTGATCACCGACTCCCCAAGCGGATTCCCCGACCCAGCTGATATCTCCGTCCGATTTGTCTTCCACAACGGTACCATCACTGGCGCTGATGAACCAACTGAGTTTCCTCTCTACGGGCAATCGAGCACTACTATCTCCTGGACTGAATTCGAAAAGCAGACTAAGAACATTGCCGTCATGTCTACGGCGGAATGGTGCAGCGCATGCGGTAACACGGATGGGAAGTGTGCTAATCCCTCCTCGGACTCTGCCGGTGCTGAATcgacagaaaagaagagcaatgaGGTCTCTAGACCCGTTGCTGGTGTTATTGGTGCCATGGTTACCCTTGCGGTTATTCTGGGCTTGGAGGCggcgttcttcttgttcGGTGGCTTTACCATTGCCAAGAGGAGAAAGGCTGCTGCGGGGAGTATCGCTTCTGATGCTACTGAGACTAAGTTTGTTGAGCATAGTTAA
- a CDS encoding molybdopterin synthase catalytic subunit yields MTISTETSRVSNTSIHTETKDSTPAHLDRSTFPRTVTLPDEKIHIELTYDPLSADTALSYTNSPAAGANVFFLGTTRNTFDGRPVAQLSYTSYPPLALRTLTQIARQSKEKHGLIAVSISHRLGTVAVGEASILIAVSSGHRRAAWRAGEEILDECKAKAEIWKREEFIGSKPEDGEWRANRDWDGEGNLVLRQ; encoded by the coding sequence ATGACCATCTCAACAGAAACAAGTAGAGTTTCAAACACGTCGATACATACCGAAACCAAAGACTCGACCCCCGCACACCTTGACCGGTCTACATTTCCACGCACCGTCACCCTACCCGACGAGAAAATCCATATCGAATTGACATACGATCCCCTCAGTGCAGATACAGCATTATCCTACACCAATTCCCCCGCAGCCGGTGCAAATGTGTTCTTCTTAGGGACAACTCGAAACACATTTGACGGTCGCCCAGTCGCTCAACTCAGCTATACATCCTATCCACCATTGGCATTAAGGACTCTGACGCAGATTGCACGACAgagcaaagaaaaacacgGACTTATCGCAGTGAGCATTTCACATCGACTGGGTACGGTGGCTGTCGGAGAGGCATCGATCTTAATTGCTGTCAGCTCGGGGCATAGGCGTGCGGCTTGGAGAGCCGGCGAGGAGATTCTGGACGAGTGCAAGGCAAAAGCGGAGATCTGGAAACGGGAGGAGTTTATTGGTAGCAAACCGGAGGACGGGGAATGGAGGGCAAATAGGGATTGGGATGGGGAGGGCAATTTAGTTTTACGTCAATGA
- a CDS encoding putative molybdenum cofactor biosynthesis protein Gephyrin (molybdopterin biosynthesis protein) → MADPTLQPAILIVSDTASEDPSTDKVVDALTPLLLTTDQSPWKTPFSNIVPDNVLDIQRSICDWTDGQDAVNLVLLSGGTGFTSRDNTPEAVTPLLHRHAPGLVHGMLAASLKATPFAMMSRPVAGVRNGTVIVTLPGSPKGAKENLDAIVKLLPHACIQAAGANSRLLHAGGMQTLEAEAGVSSGNNLESRAENSHAHQPQLGHSDCGHSHHRGNNTAKSNDTSEGPSRRNRLSPYPMLSVDEALWRISHHTPDPVVVEAPVTPALVGSVIAEDVYAAEAVPAYRASTVDGYAVIAPDSTSENMTSTTGTKGIFPVASVAHANSSDFAPPLERGTISRITTGAPLPPNANAVVMVEDTLLHSSTPDGTEEATVEILADDIKPNENVRQPGSDIELGSMILRKGDIVTPVGGEIGLLAATGTHTVKIYRKPCIGVMSTGDELVPYDDPQRLHGGQIRDSNRISLLSCLSSWGFPIVDLGIAPDTPAGELEERLRDAVHREENSVDVIITTGGVSMGELDLLKPTIERSLGGTVHFGRVSMKPGKPTTFASIPVKRSPVQTDDAPRTWGKKLIFSLPGNPASALVSLHLFVLPCLHKLMGMGQGRLSPGSGPVPGLPVVTVTLMHQLPLNRERTEYHCAIVRASQADGLLYACSTGVSVTGQRSSRVGNLAYANALLVLKPGHGYIEKGTLVEALIMGPIRSGV, encoded by the exons ATGGCAGATCCAACATTACAGCCCGCAATACTAATCGTATCAGACACTGCTTCGGAAGATCCGTCCACAGACAAGGTTGTCGATGCCCTAACACCACTCTTACTAACCACAGACCAAAGTCCCTGGAAGACACCATTTTCCAACATCGTTCCCGATAATGTACTCGATATACAAAGGAGCATATGTGACTGGACAGACGGGCAAGATGCCGTTAATCTCGTGCTCCTCAGTGGTGGCACAGGGTTCACTAGTCGGGACAACACACCTGAG GCGGTGACCCCTCTCCTCCATCGTCATGCTCCTGGACTTGT GCATGGCATGTTGGCTGCCTCGTTAAAAGCCACGCCAT TCGCGATGATGTCTCGACCTGTCGCAGGAGTCCGAAATGGGACAGTGATAGTCACTCTTCCTGGGTCGCCAAAAGGGGCAAAAGAAAACCTAGACGCTATTGTGAAACTTCTTCCTCACGCATGCATCCAGGCAGCCGGCGCAAACTCCAGACTTCTTCACGCTGGCGGCATGCAGACACTTGAAGCAGAAGCCGGTGTCTCTTCGGGTAATAACCTAGAGAGCAGGGCCGAGAATTCTCATGCCCATCAGCCACAACTTGGGCATAGTGATTGTGGGCACTCCCATCATCGCGGAAATAATACAGCAAAGTCGAATGACACGAGTGAGGGGCCGAGCCGCCGGAATCGTCTATCACCGTACCCAATGCTGTCTGTCGATGAAGCTCTCTGGCGCATTAGTCACCATACCCCTGACCCTGTTGTAGTTGAGGCCCCAGTAACACCTGCCTTAGTTGGATCAGTGATTGCTGAGGATGTCTACGCTGCAGAGGCTGTGCCAGCTTATCGAGCTAGTACTGTAGATGGATATGCAGTAATCGCCCCTGACTCGACTTCAGAAAATATGACTTCTACGACGGGGACTAAGGGCATTTTCCCCGTTGCCTCAGTTGCGCACGCTAATTCCAGTGATTTTGCTCCTCCGTTGGAAAGAGGCACCATTTCGCGTATTACTACGGGTGCACCGCTGCCTCCAAACGCAAACGCGGTGGTTATGGTTGAAGACACTCTTCTGCACTCCTCCACACCAGATGGGACCGAAGAAGCCACGGTGGAAATTCTGGcggatgatatcaaaccaAACGAGAACGTACGGCAGCCAGGTAGCGACATTGAGCTGGGCTCGATGATCCTTCGAAAGGGCGATATTGTCACACCTGTTGGCGGTGAAATTGGGCTTCTCGCAGCAACTGGCACACACACGGTCAAAATTTATAGGAAGCCTTGCATTGGCGTCATGAGCACTGGGGACGAACTAGTCCCATACGATGATCCGCAAAGACTTCATGGTGGCCAAATCCGTGATTCTAATCGGATTTCCCTGCTATCATGTCTATCGTCTTGGGGGTTTCCAATTGTTGACTTGGGAATCGCTCCTGATACCCCTGCCGGAGAACTCGAGGAGCGGCTACGTGACGCGGTCCATAGGGAAGAGAATAGTGTCGACGTGATTATCACGACAGGCGGGGTCTCGATGGGCGAACTAGACCTCCTCAAGCCAACCATCGAACGGTCACTCGGTGGCACGGTGCATTTCGGTCGTGTCTCCATGAAACCCGGGAAACCAACTACCTTTGCCAGCATCCCCGTCAAGCGGTCCCCTGTTCAAACGGACGATGCACCGAGAACATGGGGAAAGAAACTCATTTTCTCACTACCTGGAAACCCAGCCTCGGCCTTGGTCAGCTTGCACTTGTTTGTGCTACCCTGTCTGCACAAGCTCATGGGTATGGGTCAAGGAAGGCTCTCTCCAGGATCCGGGCCAGTGCCAGGGCTTCCTGTCGTGACTGTCACTCTGATGCATCAGTTGCCGTTGAACCGCGAGCGTACGGAATATCATTGCGCTATTGTTAGGGCATCCCAAGCAGATGGACTACTGTATGCTTGTAGCACGGGGGTGAGCGTTACGGGACAGCGGAGCTCAAGGGTTGGAAATCTGGCGTATGCGAATGCTCTTTTGGTATTGAAACCTGGACATGGATACATTGAGAAGGGTACGCTGGTAGAAGCCTTGATTATGGGCCCTATACGGTCAGGGGTATAA
- the cnxG gene encoding molybdopterin synthase sulfur carrier subunit (molybdopterin synthase small subunit CnxG): MAQAPTGTFQVHYFASASSYTNRQSESLPAPLPLAKLFDVLESKYPGIEAKVLTSCGVSVNVEYVDVEEEKLKLRDMEAQDGQRSDLVIIKEGDEVAIIPPVSSG; encoded by the coding sequence ATGGCTCAAGCTCCGACCGGGACTTTCCAGGTGCATTACTTCGCCAGTGCATCGAGCTATACGAACCGACAATCAGAGTCTCTGCCTGCACCACTGCCGTTGGCTAAATTGTTTGACGTCTTGGAGTCCAAGTATCCTGGGATCGAAGCAAAGGTTTTGACGAGTTGTGGGGTTAGTGTTAATGTGGAATACGtggatgtggaggaggagaaactGAAACTCCGCGATATGGAAGCTCAAGATGGGCAAAGAAGCGACTTGGTGATTATCAAGGAGGGTGATGAAGTGGCTATCATTCCCCCTGTTAGTTCGGGGTAA